The genomic DNA GAGCGCCAGGGCCTGGAGAGCGGCGCCGACGCCTACCTGCCGAAATCCGCCGACCGCGACCTGATGATCCTGCGCATCCGCGCCCTGCTGCGCGAGCGCCGCCCGACGACCGACGGCGAGGGGCCGGGCGCGGCCGCCTTCCGGCGGGGGCGCGTCCTGGTGATCGACGGCAGCGCCACCTACCGGACCTTCCTGGCCGGCGTGATGGGCCAGGACGGACACCACGTGGCGAGCGTCGACGGGCCGGAGGCGGCGCTGGCCGCCCTGGACGCGGCGGCCGGCGACGAGGCCTTCGACTGCGTGACGGTCGATCTCCTGGGCCACGCCTATGACGGCCTCGCCCTGTGCCGGGCGATCAGCCAGCGGCGCTCCGGCCAGGCGGCCGGCGCGGGCTTCCACCTCGTCGGCATCGCCGGCAGCGATCCGGCCAAGGACTTCCTCGTGGAGGCCTACGCGGCCGGCGCCGACGACGTTGTCTCGAAGACCGACGCCGAGGTGCTGGCGCTGCGGGTCCGCGGCTTCGTGCGGCGGCGCCTCCTGGAGGAGGATGACCGGCGCATCGCCGGCCAGTTCGGCGAGCGCGAGCGGGCCGTGGAGCGCGCCCGCGCCGAGGCCGAGGCGGCTGAGGCCCGGGCGCGCCTCGCCGACGCCCTGGAACGGGCCAATCGCGACCTCGCCGACGCCAACCGCCAGCTCACCGAGGCCCAGTCCAAGCTCGTCCAGGCCGCCAAGATGGCCTCGCTGGGCGAGCTGGTGGCCGGGATCGCCCACGAGATCAACAATCCCCTGGCCTTCATCCTGGCCCACCAGGGCACGGTCGAGCGGCTGCTCGGCGAGTTGCCGGACGCCGCCCCGGAGGCGGCCGCACGCGCCATCGACAAGGCCCGGCAGCGGGTCGGCTCGATGCGGATGGGGCTGACCCGGATCCAGGATCTCGTGCTGAACCTGCGGAAGTTCTCGCGCCTCGACGAGGGCGAGCGCGCCCTGGTCAACGTGCCGGAGGCGATCGAGACGGTCCTCGCGCTGATCCAGCACAAGCTCGGCGAGCGCATCGCCGTGGAGCGCAGCTTCGCGGGGCGTGCCGAGATCCACTGCACCCCGGCGCTGCTCAACCAGGTGGTGATGAACATCCTGGGCAACGCCGCCGACGCCATGCCGCAGGGCGGCACGATCCGGATCACGACGCAGTCGAACCCCGAACTCGACGAGATTCGCATCAGCGATACCGGTCCCGGCATCCCGGATACGCTGCGCGAGAAGATCTTCGAGCCGTTCTTCACGACGAAACCGGTCGGATCCGGTACGGGCCTGGGTCTTGCGATTGCCTACAGCGTCGTTCAAGCGCATAGCGGCTCGCTCACCGTGGAGACGGCCCCGGGTGGGGGAGCCTGCTTCGTGATCGGGATTCCGCGGCAGGCGGCCAGTGCATGAGTGACGGTACGGCAGGTGTAGGGACGATCCTGGCCGTCGACGACGAGCCGGACATCCTGATCGCCCTGGAGGACCTGTTCGAGGAGTCCTACCGGGTTCTGACGACCTCGCGCCCGGCCGAGGCGC from Methylobacterium radiotolerans JCM 2831 includes the following:
- a CDS encoding response regulator, which codes for MSEAGTSEVPARILLVEDSETQALELRLLLEAHGFAVERCASAETALDHLNRSQPDLVVADYHLPGMNGDELIRQMRLSLRTRALPVLMLTGGSGGERQGLESGADAYLPKSADRDLMILRIRALLRERRPTTDGEGPGAAAFRRGRVLVIDGSATYRTFLAGVMGQDGHHVASVDGPEAALAALDAAAGDEAFDCVTVDLLGHAYDGLALCRAISQRRSGQAAGAGFHLVGIAGSDPAKDFLVEAYAAGADDVVSKTDAEVLALRVRGFVRRRLLEEDDRRIAGQFGERERAVERARAEAEAAEARARLADALERANRDLADANRQLTEAQSKLVQAAKMASLGELVAGIAHEINNPLAFILAHQGTVERLLGELPDAAPEAAARAIDKARQRVGSMRMGLTRIQDLVLNLRKFSRLDEGERALVNVPEAIETVLALIQHKLGERIAVERSFAGRAEIHCTPALLNQVVMNILGNAADAMPQGGTIRITTQSNPELDEIRISDTGPGIPDTLREKIFEPFFTTKPVGSGTGLGLAIAYSVVQAHSGSLTVETAPGGGACFVIGIPRQAASA